The region GCAGTTCgcactacatctcataggacaataaagctagcgccctgatcgattatTTCTGAATATCAACAGTTAAGATTAATAgataaattttcacgggaaataAGGGCTTAGAGAACTAAAATGGGGGCCTAAAGAACTGATTTTGCCTCAACTTAATTTTAGCCGTGATTTGCACTCTGAACTGACGTTGAACCAAATGTGAGACTTATTGCCCCCCTGGGCTAAGCCATATAATAAACATTAAACCAATATTGGGACTGTATTGGCATTTAatagcaaaaatattttcaaattattgTTATTTACAATAAagtaaaataggcctaaattaaCTAAATACTGAGCTGGTCAAATACTTTGTTTTTCCAATGAAGCTGGTACCGTATAATATGATCTAATATCACTAAAATAATGTGTTCTGTTTAATACAATCATCTAGAAGTTAAAGTGTATTTTTATGTAATTCAGTGTTTTCTCACCCTGCTATTTTAAAGCACTCTATTAGTTATATGCCTATGCCAATATTGGGCTAATAGTATCCCTATTCCAAGTTCCACGTGACGCCATAATCAAAATGCCATGGaaagccaagattggcccaacCAACATAAttgttttttggcaaattttggatatgttgatTTGGGGGTATTGTGGATAATATTCCAGTACAAATCATTGGTGTTGCAACTACTTCCCTACTTCCAGTACAAATCATTGGTGTTGCAACTACTTCCCAACTCAACCGTAGATTTACTAGCTACTTGTAAAGTAGGCTTCTCTTCTGTCATGATTACTAAACAGATTCACGAAGTAAATCAAACACTTGAAACTCATAATAGTCTGGTTAATGATAGTATTTAATACCGGTGGTAATAATACATTCGTTTTTATTCCATGCACTCGTCAGTGCAGACGTCAGTACAAAACgtaacaatgcctcatttcaaatatatagttttagttttggttttggttttggtcacgtggtttcctattgtcctgcctaaccacttgaatcataagatatcgaactcattgtttctaccttttgtttaaaaccgaacatttgtgtcagtcagtttcggttttggtttcagtttcctataagtggtgtggatcgtaaaattatttgatttgaagttacctactctaagtatacaaaagaaatgtttaaatttcgcagtgcaatattcacgagcagagaagtcgaacaaagcagtctacatttgaaagcattgatttagtttgaaagcattgacttgagactacgaattagcctaagctgatgtcactgtgaaaatatatagaccatcgaaatatttccacagacattacaataggcacttcacagattatgacttcagtgttataaacactattatacacaactctatttatgtgcatgtcgcatgacggaagatcaatatcatagaaagctggtctaaactaacttttattcaatttatttattggagaatagagagagagaaagatagaagagatcgccagggaaagagggtatgtgtgtgtgagggggagggggtaagggtaagggagaaagagaaacagagggagagagaattggaagtgggaagggaaggagggggagagggggctcaagagtggagtggaataatagggaagagtcgatatcgagtgtggggagggggagggaggaggttatatataggtggcggagggaacataggtaagaggtatgggttgtgctttccggggaataatctaattcataatcaaatcatctacatcaccatgcatcgtttatatttcagacaaataaacaaaacacccccacccccacccctcaatatatgcacatgatgtctatgcataacttatcaaacgaatctcggaactcgggtgtaattttatggtgtcatggaagtgtgccacatgcggcagagagcatcaaaagtcgtccgcgttgatagatatcgataatgaaaatgttagcacaataggctattatatacgtatggttataggccattatacttttgattatatataccctcttgtgtcctcccagcacaatagtgttatgattgcataccagttcatctccacattttaatcccttgatttttggtttctgaacaatagagaaaccaaaactatatatttgaaatgagggaatgactGTCAAATTGGAACGATTTTGTTCCACACAAATTTTGACCCCGGGATTTTGACCCACTTCCCAATGTCCGACTGAGCTGCAATTTTGACGATAGTTGAATGAATGGTTGAACTTGCTGCATCTACATGGACAGCTATGTTCATTATTTTTGTGGGAATTTTCAAGGTCCTTTGGACATTGCGTGTGCACTACAGGTCTCGAGATTGATTTTGTCGACACTATGCCTATTGGTCTGTGTAGTAGCCATTGAGCAACCCTAATCCAAGCATATCATGCACCGGGATCATGCATGCACTTTGGGTTTACACTTTTCAGGAATCCATGGCCCTGAAGTGTATATGTgttagtgtcattggttattgttattgttaaaaAACCCAGTTCGAAATGTTCTGTTACAAAAAaataattggtgttcataaaagcagggatATGAGACTATAGCCCAGAAAAAAGCAAGACCTGAATGCATgtatgtgtaatttgtttactttagtgataaggcatctagCATATACATAGAAAACTATTCAACAAAATTGAGGTATTGCAAACATGCAGTATTCCTGGAGCACATTAGGCGATTTACTTCTAAATAAAACatcttttaaaaaggaatggaaCGTCCAACGGCAATTAGCATCGGGTTGGCTGATAGAGTGGATATTTTGATGTGATTTTCTTCGTAgtaatagccaaatttgtttcccgCAGGTGGCTTAAATTTTCCAGattcaagacgcaggtatcattatgcctcaaatcacttaatttgtcaaatcagtgcagagtaggttagatatgaatattgaaagtAGGCCAAAGTTGCTcaaagtactatacacctgatccgtaaACTTTTGTTGTGTCCTTGAGTCATTATCGACTCGTCGTAACAGTTAATAATAACATTTAATGTAaagtattgttttaaacatatccTCGTATTTGCATGCTACGTACCCCGGGATGGTGAATTCTTAAAATGGTCTGCCACAAATCGCTTGCCCACATGCCAAAAAGTCTTTTCCCCCTTAACATATgacagattttggggaaccccaatttaaaacctaAACTTGTCTAATCATGTGATGCGAGTGTAGcgaacataatattttgcatatttgaacgtgtctTCACATATTTTACACCAATaattttagggcgtaatatcgaAACGGTGCCCAAATAGCTGAGCCAAAATTTCTttgcccccttttggcctgccaaaaaatctacagaggggcaagggggcatttgcaccccaaatatttttttctttcccccagttcgcccccccacttttgagccaaaaccccaaattacgtaaatgtccactttttgtggcaattttgcgcaaaattggtcgaTTTTGCTCCCCTGAAATTCctttgcccccatgccccccgaataaaattcctggtgccgccactgacccCACCCCCCTAAAATTCACCACCCGGCCCGGGTACACATAATAGATTGCAACACCCCTTTTAAGGGGTGATTTTAATATCACTAGAGAACTCTTGTAAACAGATATTCGTTGAAGTATCGTGGTAATTTCCTTTTATTACTTTATTAGGCTTATTAATTCGTCGGTATcgtaattatatatatatatatatatatatattataatataatgatTACGACGCGTCGTAATCGCGACGGTCAGTACTTATATCAGTTTGAATTCGATCCAATAACGACGTACACGTCCATACCGGTAAATTCACCCCGGGAAATTCGGCCATCACCTGTAAAAGACAATAAACGAGTGAAAAGCATGACAATATAACACTCCATATTACTGTATACCTTACACCCTGAATCAAATTCAGCGGCGACCTTTTATTCGTAATCACTGTCTACCAATCATCATTTCATTACATGTTGAATATGCATACACTCCCGCCCCAACTTACACCCCGACAAACAAATAACATCCATTTCACTGGCAGTTTTCCACGACACAAACACATAATACCGTAAaaatcgatagttagcatatgcgcttactatcgagcgcttttaaaacatgcaaacatgaagagccccatccaaaagagtgtaaagggttttgagaaaatcatcgatacacataatacatacgaacaagtaaacctgcaaatgtgtgtctcaaccccattagctcagttgataaagcgccggactttggtacaatttcatgttttcaaaagcgctcgatagtaagcacatatgctaactatcgagtttttacggtataccagCACAACAAAACCACATCTAACCAATAATAttaaaatgcattgcattcaacAATACTCTATCGTACAATATATGCCTACCTACGACAACACAAGGTTCTGAATAGTCCGTCCAGAACAACCCTCGCCAGCCCGCCCAACAGAGCACGCAAGGCatggccggatttaccacagaatTTCGTGGTTCTTGCATGGGTTACGTGGTTCCCGGTTGTTGCGATAATTATATTAACAGAATATTGGTGGATCGCACTACAGGACATTTGACGTAGAATGACCTGAGCTTGATTTTTAACATGTTCCTGTCCTTATCAAGTTCATTTCCACCAACTTGAGTCAAATCGGAGCAACTGTAAAATTTGAACccgaatgacctttgactccaaatgaCATTTGTAGGATTTTAAACATATGTTCCCCTCCTCCTCAGGTTTATGGCCACCATCTTTTTACCCAATTGGAGCGATTTTACAATTTGACCCCTTGTGGGTTAACCCcagataacatttgacctcaatatCTTCTCTCGCGTGATGTCCCATATCCAGATATTATTATCACCTAGTTAGGTTTACATGGGAGTCTGCCTTTTCAAAGGAGAGTAAGTAATTTCCCCTTTACTTGACCTAAATCAACAAtaacccctagatgacctttgaccgaaagattattatcaccaggtttgaTTGGCATAAGTATGTTAGAAGAGACATAACAACTAATATTTTTGGCTTAACATTTTGtcacacatgcatgcatgcagacaccCAGAATTGATGAGAATTGACGGTTTTGAACTCATTTTCGGAGCTCAGCAGATGAGAAATAACAACAAGGAATTCATGTAGAGTGATACAGGcggagtcaaaaagaagtaaactcatgtttgaggggctgtaactagagatctgtaaagaatctgctaaaaatgaaaatatcattggaaagagcaaattctacacgtctaattaaaaaaaaaagaattgttggaaTTGCTCACGACAAACTCacgttatactcatttgaatacgaCCACCCattagctgcacacggtttcacttcccaagtacctatattatattgtttggcaaggcgcgatattcaaatgcaaaagtGGTTTCGATCAATGATTCGTACATGTTAAAgggttcttttcaatatgaatcttacctcattgcactacattctaatgaaacgggccaaatgacaacatggcaccacaatttaccgcgggagcgcacgtttctgtcgacgaagtatcatgaaactaagagtcccactgaagttcagcgtctttttcgtctccaatttcctacagctaatcagattccatgtaagggagcagtatataagaatgagAACAAGCACAATGTGCATAGGAAACTAAGGAACAGACACTCGGAAGCTTCatgcagaccacgaactgctagatcacaagtgaagattgctagagttagacatgcgttacagcaagacccaaagatcagctcaagacgcaatcctttacccaacattccccactcaagcttctgccagatcgttcgtaaagacttgaattggtatcacTACAAACTACAGTAcggtaccgtcatggacttcatCTTGGGGACGCcgtttgtaattaattaaaagcaatagTTGTcaattcaacaataaatcctgttactgTGTTAGTGCTTTGTTgattcgaaattgaaatggatgaaaatcaatcggccgtgtgcagctacaaaaatgggtggttgtattcaaatgagtataactttagtttgctgtgtgcaattgcaacaattctttttttttttatttagatgtgtagaatttttttccaataatattttcattttcagcagattctttacagatctcctagttacagcccttcaaataagagtttacttctttttaacTCAGCCTGTAAGTTATTAAAATACCGTACATGTATTTGGGGAGAGGAAATGGGTCCAAATATCGTTCCTTGAAGATTGGATTATTTTAGCGAAATTTCTTCTAAGGAGAATTGGTCCGAGAATGTGGACACATCAACGATATATTTagattctcattcttagtcagttaaatattattttaataattgtaaacaaattttttaagcaaaaactaagttaccgtcacaaaaactcccctcattataaaatgaacgaaacttgtttacaacttcacgtattctgttgcgcgtattgctagcgcgttcgcgtattccgcactagtctacgcatccagcgcgatacatacgcgcacctctacaggcgtgttacgcattatcaagacgcacgacgacttgtttgtctggggggtCGTCTACgacctgatagacggcacccgaaatcatgcgattgtccaatcagaaatgtgtctacgaactaaaccactcccactgactaagaattagagaataaacgataggaatttttattttgcctatcctctaccgtgtgatagacgacaggcaggtccaatatttttagtagTGGAtcccggcgcagccggtatccactacgataaaaatattggacctgcctgtcgtctatcattggtagaggataggcaaaataaaaattcctatcgtttattctcattcttaatcagttaaataatattttaataactgtaaacaatttttttaaagcaaaaactaagttaccgtcataaaaactcccctcattataaaatgaatgaaacttgtttacaacttcacgtcttCTGTTGcgagtactgctagcgcgttcgcgtattccgcactagtctacgcacccagcgcgatacatactcgcacctctacacgcgtgttacgcattatcaagacgcatgatgacgtggggtcgtctacggcctgatagacggcacccgaaatcacgcgattgtccaatcagaaatgtgtctacgaactagaccactcccactgactaagaatttttCAATAGATTGCCGAAGCTAAGTACATGTTTAGGTTCAAATTTGAAATAACGTTCCTCACCATTTTTGTCGCGGTCGCTTAGTAGAAGATCGAATCCTTGTCCATTCCACTCCGCAGAGTCAATGTAGCCATCATCATTAGCATCCATTAATTTGAACTCGTCAGTTGGATTCAAACGGGCAGGATCCATTGATGGACTCCTCTTCTCTTCTCCTTTAGGCCTtgtaaaacaaaagtaaaattgTTGCGATAATAATCTCATTTTCGCAGTAgcatcccagcaaatacaaaacgttttcaacatcattcgcaaaaggttgtaaaaggttgtcagcaaacgtttaaatatcaggttatataaagggtatattaagggtaaacgttttcataacattaaaaacattttttgataatctacccagcaaatacaaaatgttttacagaaaacgtttaaatatcgggttatataaaagggtataaaacgttttaataacatattccaaaaacatttttgaaaacttcatacaaaacatttgggttgaaaaaatattttgagaaaaatgtttgcccaaaatatttgcaataacgttttaaaaacgttttcatgacctctatataacgttttaaaaacgttttcatgacctcaatataacgttttaaaaacgttttcatgacctctgtataacctgacatttaaatgttattaaaactttttgaaaaaaaatcttaagaagaacatttctgtgtttgctgggtgcaaatattttaacataatgttatttaagtgtttacaacatatttggcaaaaatgtttacaaaaatagttaacaataacattttgaaaacattgttgaagtgtgttttcatacaaaacgttttaaaacgttttcatgacctttatataacccgacattttaatgttattaaaacgtttttacctaaacataaaccaaaagcaaaatataatttattttaaacgtTTAATaacgtttctgtgtttgctgggatagcagTGATACTGGTCATTGCGTCTCAGGGGCGTAACCGGGGGGGTAGGGTGGTAAGGGGGCACCTGCAGATAACCATGTAAAATACGGTACTTGTAATAAGAGCCGCCTACAAAACCGTTTGCCAACCTAGGCCTACACAACATTTACTTACTTGCCATATGGACACGGGTTGAAATATTTCGCTTCATACGTCCCATCGTCATGTAAGATTATAATGTTACATCCTGCACCCATCGCGATTGATGTCGTTGCCAACATGATGATGAGAGTCGCAAAGATAACCAGCTTCATTTTTGGTCGTGAAATTTTATACATGGATAGTAGTAGTACCtttaaaagaaagaacaaaaacgTCAAATAACATTTTTGGCTTTACTTACCCGTTTTcaagtgtgtttgtttgtttcgcGTTTATTTACAAGACAAATATGCGTAAAAAAATCTCAACATGAGTATGGAGAATATTTAATATGatcattaattattttttattttacgaGAAAATGTGACCGTTCTTAAAGAAAATAATCAACTGGACAATGCTGGAATGAACACAAAGGTTGCAATACATATTGGACTTGTAAACACAGACAAGTAAATCATGAAACACTCAGTACAACATCTTCTATGTTAGCTTCTGTTGTGCATTATCTTGGGTTGAGGGACTACTCGTAATTTTTTggacttttctttaataaaaaggtGAAATAGGCCTATACGTTAACAAAAACGGTCAGAGTAGGAATCGAACCATGGACATTTATTTTAAAGTTGTAGAATATGTTTTGATGTAGCATAGGCCTACTAGCCCCTAAATGGTGTTTTCATGTCAAGGGAGACAACTTAATTCTGTATGTAGTGCCGCTGAGAGCAACTACGGGCCCCATGCGCGTATATGGGGCTTTGGGAGCGCGAGCCcccagggtaaaagcaggggcggcaaaaatgaagtggcggcagaagaagaaggagCGGCAGAAACAATTTGTAAAGAAAAAAGGCggacaaattgtcaaaaattgtgaaGGAAATGTAATtatacatacattttttttttctaaattgccAGCGCCTATTATCTTTCGAAAAACAAATGGGACAACTTTTTCGGACTGTTAGAACAGGGTTCGAcaaaattcaccttttctccAGCCCCGGCTAGGACCGGCCTGATGGGTACTCCGCGCCACTGGGCCCGTGCCCAATGAACGTACGAGCCCCTTGATCAGCGATGACGtctacaggatgtatcaaaatgattggtacccatcagtttttggtgtttgCTGACAAGCCTGCTCCTACAATATGCAACATTCGTAAGCGGGGAGCATATAGCATATTATATCTTTATGACAAGGGTGGTGGAGGCAGGGTGGTGGAGACTGGTGTAAGCAGTTGAGCATTTTTTGCTCCCAGATAAACTTTCTTCGAAACAATTCACGGGAAGCACacgaaaaaatgcaatttttttgccGTAGGGGAGACCAAGGCAGAGTCGACCACAGGCAAAACGAAACACTCTCATTAACTTATgtatatgtaattatgtattataTGCTGCCCTCAATCTCCAAGGTTATTATTTAGAACACGGCACGGATCCAGCATCGTTTGAGTGAGTTAGGTATGTGtgttttttacaaaaaatgtctGTTTTTCATATGTTTAATCCGATATTTTATACAATATTATTATCTGCCGAAGCACTGTGGTTTTGCTGAATTATTTCGATAGCCATATTAATGACAGATGGACTACTCTATGCATGGTAACAGGGCTAGCATACATtagcgtaggcctacattatagtgATGCATGTCGGGAGAAATCTCATGTGGTCGGGGCAAAGTGAAACGGGGCAAAGTGGACAATAGTGATAGTGGATATGGGGCAAAGTGGAACGCCAGAAACAGACCCCACTCAGAACTATGCAATAGGAATGTATCCGGCCATGGCATACTGATATACCAGGAGGTAGGCCCGAAGTGGCAATGAAGACACACCTGAAGGGGATGCGTTTCTATAATGCCCTCTCTATGTTTCACTTTACCCCGGCTCAAAAGCAACGGAACGATACCTTAACGGGCCAgtataaagagcaaagaaaaggACCTTAGTGGGGCCGTAAAAAGCAAAGCAAAGATATCTTAATGGGTCtgcaaaaagcaaagaaaagatatattGGTAGGCCCGTTACGGGCCCATTAAGctatgttttctttaatttttacgggccccctaagACCCCGGGGCCGGGGGTACACCCCTTCCCCCTGTCAGCGGCACTGTCTGTATGCATGAACATAAGGAATTGCACTTGCAAATCCATTAGCATGAATATTGGATCCGGATACGATCTAAAAGACGGGCGTAACATGTCAGACGGtgccatgcttcagcgaatccgactagatttcaAATGCCAGCAACGGTCTCTAGCTTCGAATGTgaatcggtgagcaaattcgtgaCTACACTTCTCAAGCAAGCGATACCATTCCCATAATAGAAAGATTGCGatatttacgtgaaacgtgatacgggaatTATTAACGCCAACCGCATGCTACATTTAGTCGAAAatcagttagtatgccctctagagggtgaaatccattgtgaattggtcaatcgtggaattcccgtaaggcggttacgttgcggttggtagcaaaaatgaGGTTCCAGAATGAGAAAAAAAGGCATTACAAAGTACTaacatactaggcaccgccatggTTCGAACCctacctctcgcaccatagtcgaatgccttaacgattgagctagcttgactgctaaaaatgcagaaaaatgttatgtttgtcgtgttatgaagcgaatcaaagtatccaaataaaacaagtagagtccgacatgtaataaaatccattttgggggttacaatttgacctagtatatcGACAAGAAGATGTgaataaatttaaatatttttcgacgcgaattcgaacgggcagattgcctgttcatttgtgtgtggagaattccgtccaaaaatcatcttgcgaAAAGGCGTTGTAGGCAAGATCGTGTCGTCTTACGGCATAATGCGGTATGATTGTCTGTTTTTGACGggcaacagaagttcgtgcaacgttgtttttcgccattgctatttcgttgcgttaaacagctgtcaaagtgttttgcttatggatactattcagcaaacaccaaaatgttttcaaaacatgataatgcatgtgtttttggttttagttaaaacattttgataacatatcaatatcggtttatatgaaaatcatgaaaactcttttttaaaacgCGTTATTCTGGggaaaataatacaacaacattttagaaaaatatcatttggcaaacattttgtgtacttaagtctattatgttagaatgtttgcaacaagttttgaacaaaatgttttttgaatgttattaaaaccttttatacccttgaccctcacataccctttaaaccgacatttaacgttttattatttgtgtttgctgggtagtaatcgaagtAGGTATATTAAATTatcttttttcattttgctttaaaaagtaaacagtgtactatttatatgataatggggtttgtttcttgttgttcgaataatatacaccatggcgacttccgaggcatccaacaccaaactctgtttaggttaattagacaaatagcatacacgtatgaacaatatcgctaatctggactgaatgcttagagcaatagatacagccagtcttatttgcataattattaataCCGTGGGTTCGATGAGAGAAGATAAGAATCTATTCTCATCCTTTCTGGTTCGATGCACCGTGAATCAATGGGTGTTTCctatatctttagatatattggatatatttgtctcagcatagcgccaccacgAGCTTATTGTAATTGCGTTTAGATGTAGTCTCGGGTCAGACCGTATGCGGCTATCAAGAACATACTAGGAAcaacgagcgttaggaccgacacaaactgactgtgtaggagactagtttggatgtgaacggcactatgacgttctaccgcacatgtcgtaatacgtaacccgtatggcattagcagtgaacgcctcttcgcaatctctctaatatttcATCCAGGCTGTCCTTTCTATTTATAACCACTCACAAAATCAGTAGCGTATACAGCCCTTTTAAAACAGCTTCCtcctttaaaaaaagaaaagaaaagagaaacgaAGAGTAACGTCtgtgtgcatgtgattttgaCGAACTTTCTTATTTGAGCATTTCAGCTTTTAATTCcaatttgttccaatttaaacCACATTCGGCCATTTAAGAGCTTTAAGCGTCAATGTGTTATATATATTTACACGATCTTTTTCAGctcaccaacatgaccaagctATTTGTGCCCCCTGGTGCTAAGTTCTGTGCCTGACTAATCTTAGCAACGCATCTTACTAATTAGTTAAGATAATGTATACCCACACTTTATTACCAAACCTACATGGTCAGTATTAAGTTGTAAACCACAGCTATCACATGATTTTGATCTACTCACCCAAAAGACTCTTTAATAAAGAAACACTCAACCAAGTGCAGTATAGATATACCAAACTATCACGTATGCATGTAAATGACGATCGCTCGCTCAGTATGTCTTTCGGTATAAACACTGTTTATTATGGCTCGTTACTGTTTACGTAATTCAATAGATCATGTTTTGTGTTCTATGCAAGTAGAGGCCACTACTGCATAACTGGTATTTACTCGGGTACAACACCGAGACAATGAGACAACATTTCCAATGTTGACCAACTATAACAGGCCTTTCAAGTTTACGAACTTCCTAGTTATACCAACCACAGCTATTCACCACAGGCATGTAcgtctatggcaagtatattgcacaatagaacagaaaaacctgtttttttgtcGATAAACGCGGTTTTTCGGCAAAACCAGGTTTATAAAAAAACACTATGACAattgaattgaaaaaccaagtttatcggcgaaaaaccaggtttctcggttgatttgtcaaaaactatgacaatcaaat is a window of Amphiura filiformis chromosome 2, Afil_fr2py, whole genome shotgun sequence DNA encoding:
- the LOC140172563 gene encoding uncharacterized protein yields the protein MYKISRPKMKLVIFATLIIMLATTSIAMGAGCNIIILHDDGTYEAKYFNPCPYGKPKGEEKRSPSMDPARLNPTDEFKLMDANDDGYIDSAEWNGQGFDLLLSDRDKNGDGRISRGEFTGMDVYVVIGSNSN